From the genome of Mycoplasma crocodyli MP145:
CCTGGTTGAACACCGTACGGTTCTAAAGCTTCTGTTGCAATTGCATGATTTTCTTTAATTTTATTAAATAATTTTAATGAATCAACTGATACAAATACACTTGAAGTAATACCAAATGCACCAATTAATTTTTCGTCATTTAATACTCCAATAATTGCTGTATTTGGACGGAATTTAGCAACTTCTTTTAATAATTGCCCTGTTCTTGATAGAACAACAGCGAATTTGTAATCACCACGACGTGCTTTATTAGCAACATCATAAGCTATTAATGATCTATTGTCTTTGTCATTTGAATTTTTTCTAACTTCTTCAAGTTGAATATCATAGTAATTTTTTGAGTAAAATTCTTTTTCAGCTCTTTTGTTAATTGCTGACATAACTTTTACTGATTCAACTGGAAATTGTCCATTTGCACTTTCACCTGAAAGCATTGTAGAATCCGCTCCAAGTTCTGTTGCATAATAAACGTCAGTTACTTCAGCTCTTGTTGGGTGAGGAACATTTTCCATTGAGTCTAACATTTGTGTAGCAACTATAATTGGTTTACCTGCTTCACGACATTTTCTGATCATAACTTTTTCATAGTAAGGAACATCATAGTAAGGGATTTCTAACCCTAAATCTCCTCTAGCAACCATAATTCCATCTGATGCTTCAATAATTTCATCAATATTCATAATTCCTAAATGTGATTCAATCTTAGAAATTATTTGAACATGTTTCCCGCCATTTTTGTCCAATAATGAACGTAATTCTTTAACGTTTTTAGCTGAGTTAACAAATGAAGCTGCAACATAGTGAATTCCACTTTTGATTCCGAAAACAACATCGTTTATGTCTTTTTCTGCTAAGAATGGTAATGTAAAATCAACACCTGGTAAATTAATACGTTTGTTTGTTTTAATTTTGTGTGTATTTTCAGCAACTGCTTTTACAAACCCTTTTCCTATTTCAGTAACAACCGTTGATAGTTTACCATCATCAATAAGAACTTGATTTCCAACACTTAAATCTCTTGACATATCGTAAGCAACTGTAATTTCGTTTTCTGTTCCTTCAAGATTTTTAAACTTGTCTGGTGTAGTTCAAATAAGAATATTTGTTCCTGCTTTAATTGTTTGAGCACCGTCTTTCATTTTACCAATACGAATTTCTGGTCCTTTTGTGTCTAAAATTAATGAAACCGGAATTCTTAAATCGTTTGAAACTTTTTGCCCCAAAACAAATTTGTTTAATTGTTCTGCGTGATCACCGTGGCTAAAGTTTGCTCTAACTGCTGTTGCTCCATTTTCGATTAATGCACGTAAAGTATCATAGTTATCACTTGAAGGTCCAACTGTAACTATTAACTTACTTCTCTTTTCTGTAAGATTCATATTTTCTCCTAAATATATTTAATTGCTATTATTTTAACATATGATACGGAAAATTAAAATAAGTTAATTTATATTAATGGAATAATTTACACAACATTTTTTTACTATTAATGAATAATTTTGTTTCGTCTCTTAATTATCAAAATAGAAATTAATTGTAAAACTAAAAAAGAACAAAAAAAATAATAAGAAAAACATGCTTGTTTGTGCATGTTTTTATCTAATTATTTTTTAAGAAGGCTCTTAAGAATTTTAATTTCTCCACTTACGACATAAGATATCCCTTTGTTATAATCTGCCTTGGATATAATAGAATATGGAACTAAATAATTATCTTTATCAACATCATCTTGTCTAAAATCACTCAATGTAATTATATAATCATCAAGTTTATAAGATGTATTATCAAACTTCAATTCCAGGTTAGTAATAGTATTTGTAGTTCTATCAAATCTTAAATCTTTTCTAAATAAGTCTGATCACGATTTATTATCTTTCGGACTTAATTTCAAAGTTTTTGAAACTGTATTTGTTTCAATAAAATTAAGTGGAATTTCAATAACTCTTTTATTTGAATTTTCGATCGAAACCAAATCAATTGTTGTTAAGTCATCAAGTGTAGCTGAATAT
Proteins encoded in this window:
- the pyk gene encoding pyruvate kinase, with amino-acid sequence MNLTEKRSKLIVTVGPSSDNYDTLRALIENGATAVRANFSHGDHAEQLNKFVLGQKVSNDLRIPVSLILDTKGPEIRIGKMKDGAQTIKAGTNILIWTTPDKFKNLEGTENEITVAYDMSRDLSVGNQVLIDDGKLSTVVTEIGKGFVKAVAENTHKIKTNKRINLPGVDFTLPFLAEKDINDVVFGIKSGIHYVAASFVNSAKNVKELRSLLDKNGGKHVQIISKIESHLGIMNIDEIIEASDGIMVARGDLGLEIPYYDVPYYEKVMIRKCREAGKPIIVATQMLDSMENVPHPTRAEVTDVYYATELGADSTMLSGESANGQFPVESVKVMSAINKRAEKEFYSKNYYDIQLEEVRKNSNDKDNRSLIAYDVANKARRGDYKFAVVLSRTGQLLKEVAKFRPNTAIIGVLNDEKLIGAFGITSSVFVSVDSLKLFNKIKENHAIATEALEPYGVQPGDRFLVVENHSITEHIIK